The Gracilimonas sediminicola sequence CCATCGATGGCAATATCAGTGATCTTCCAGCTCTCGCCGGCTATGTTAAAAGGTTCGGTAACGGGATAAGCTTCCATGCCGTCCGGCATCACGTCAAATTTTCCGTCTTCATCCAGGTCTATATACAAATAAGTGTATAATTCTTTTCTGTAGGGAGGAGCACTATCTTTGGAAAGAAGGACATCGAAAGTTTGATCATTTACGGTCCACGTGCCCATCCTGATTTTGTGGTAAAAAAGCTGCAGGCTTTCGGATGGTGAGGAATCAGAAAGGTACATGAGGCTGGCCTTTCCCTCATGCCATACCGTTTCTTCTCCGTTAAAATATTCAAAGGGAGCAGGAACTACAGCCTCCATAACGTTAAAAACCTGATCCTGAAACTCAACCGTTGTGGGTTCAAAATAAATCGGCTCATCCAAAAAGTTTCCATCTTTGCCTTCAACATATACCACAGGTTTACCCTGTTCGTCTTCGCCAACAGCTACGGTAATAATAACGTCGACCCATTCATCCGTAATGGCCACAGAATCTATCAGCGCACTATTTCTCTGAAAAATGGAATTGTTGATAAAACCGGCTGCATGTCCCTGGCTCACATATTGATACAGATCAATGATGCCATGAAAGATCTCCCCATTTTGAAGTCCTTCGGGAATATCGGCAGGCTCTCCCGGGTATTCAGGTTCAAAAATAAATCCCCCTCCCATTGATATGGCTAGCAACGGGGGAACCTGCCCGGTGTTTTCCTTCAAATTCAACTCTACCTTAAAAGGATGGCCGGTATGTTCTTTGGCGCAGGATGCCAACAACAGGCTTCCGGCAATCAGTATCAGTAATCTTTTCATTCGTTTAAGTGCAAGTGAATACAATGGCGAATGAATATGGGAAAAACCTTCAAACAAAAAAAGCCTCTTCCGCTAAGAAGAGGCTTTGAAGTTTTAGGCTGATATCAGAATATCAGTTCAAATTCTTCGTCATGAAGTACCACTTTGGATCGCCATACTCAAAATCTTGTTTCTCGTACAGGCGTCGTGCCGGATTGTCTTCCCGCACTTCGAGGGTAATTTTGGAGCAGCCCATTTCCTGAGCTTCTTCCTCAATGTTTTCCAGCATCATGGTTCCGATTCCCATCCCGCGTGCATCGGGGTGAACGGCAACATCATGAATTTTGAATACCTTGCTGGCCGTAAAGGTTGAAAATCCTACAAAACAGGTTACAATGCCCAACGCCTTATCGCTGGCATAGGCGATGTAGGTCATGGTGGTGGGTACTTTTTTCATCTCTGCGATCATATCAACGCGGACTTCCTCGTCCAGCGGTTCATCCTGCCCCATAGGATCTCTCGCAAAGAGGTCTACAATCTTGACTATATCTGAGGCGTGTTTAGGGTTGTTTAAGTCAGCTTTTAAAATCTTGACGTCGGTTGAAACGTCTGCTTCTGCAATCACTCTTTTATGATTTTGTTTAAATGAATTTTATGAAGCGTAAAGTTAAAAAGATTAGGCGGATGTTTAAAGGAATTAACCTTTTTCTAACTTTTCTTTGCAAAAAGATAATTTGGCTTTAATGTTTTCACCACAGTTGAACATCCAATAAGGAACTCCCAACGTTAAAAGAAAAAATTAAACTTTGGGAGTTCAATGTTCCTTGTTGGTTGTTCGCTACTCTTCTTCGGCTTGAATTTTTGCGGCAACTGCTTCGGCTTCATCCAGCACGCGCAGTAAATTTCCGCTCCACAGCATTGCGATTTCTTCTTCACTATACCCGCGTTTTACCAGCTCATGCGTCACATTGAAGGTTTCGGAGGCATCCATCCAGTTGTAAACGCCACCACCGCCATCAAAATCAGAGCTGATTCCCACATGCTCAATCCCAATTAAGTCGACCATATAATCCACATGGTCAACCAGGTCGGCAACATTAACCGGCGGGTACATATTGTTGACTTCTTCCACAATTCGGGGCTCGGCATTATCCTGAGCGGTGCGATACATTTCCATATATTCGTCACGTTCTTCTTCGCTCATTTCGCGAATATCACCCCAATTTAAAAGCTCAAAACCCAATTTTCCGGCTTCTTCTTCCAGAACTGTGCGCGAGGCATCCTGCCAGGCGGCGTGTTTTTCGGAATCCAGGTAGCTGCGAAAAGCCACGGTTTGAACCACTCCGCCATTCTCTTTCAGCAGCATCAGTTCTTCATCGCTCAGGTTACGGCTTACATCATTCATCGCTCTGGCTGAAGAGTGCGAAGCAATGACCGGCGCCTTGGATAACTTCATCGTTTCGATGTTTGCTTTTTTGGAGGGATGAGAGATATCAATCAGCATTCCCAGCCGGTTCATCTCGGCAATAGCTTCTCTTCCCAAATCACTCAGGCCGTCATGCATCCATTCGTCATTGCGCTCGCCGGTGTTGGAGTCGCTGAACTGACTGTGACCATTATGAGAAAGGGACATATATCGGGCCCCGCGCTCGTAAAACTCTTCTATCCTGGAGAGATCGGTTCCAACCGGATAGGCATTCTCCACTCCAATCATGGCTACTTTCTTTCCGTCAGCAACTATACGTCTCACATCCTCAGAAGTAGTTGCGAGTTCGATTTTGTCAGGCGCAATTTCTTCTGTTAACCGATGGATGGCTTCAAACTTGCTGTCTGCATTATCATAGGCATCGGCATAGCCTTCTTCCGTCAGTGTATCCTGGCCGGTGTACACAACCAGCCAAACCACATCCAGGCCGCCTTCTTCCATTTTAATCAAATCTACCTGGGTATCTAACCGCTGGGTGTAATTGGTTTCTTCGGTGAAGTTATTCACGTTTATATCCACGTGGGTATCCAGGGTGATGACCCTTTCATGGATATCCATGGCTTTGTCAAAAATTTCTTTTTCGCTTGGGGCGCATCCCACTAACAATAGTAAAGCAAGAATGGAAGAGCTAAGTAGTTTTTTCATAGAGGTTCTTTTTTTAGGGATTTCAGGTGAAGA is a genomic window containing:
- a CDS encoding dipeptidase, yielding MKKLLSSSILALLLLVGCAPSEKEIFDKAMDIHERVITLDTHVDINVNNFTEETNYTQRLDTQVDLIKMEEGGLDVVWLVVYTGQDTLTEEGYADAYDNADSKFEAIHRLTEEIAPDKIELATTSEDVRRIVADGKKVAMIGVENAYPVGTDLSRIEEFYERGARYMSLSHNGHSQFSDSNTGERNDEWMHDGLSDLGREAIAEMNRLGMLIDISHPSKKANIETMKLSKAPVIASHSSARAMNDVSRNLSDEELMLLKENGGVVQTVAFRSYLDSEKHAAWQDASRTVLEEEAGKLGFELLNWGDIREMSEEERDEYMEMYRTAQDNAEPRIVEEVNNMYPPVNVADLVDHVDYMVDLIGIEHVGISSDFDGGGGVYNWMDASETFNVTHELVKRGYSEEEIAMLWSGNLLRVLDEAEAVAAKIQAEEE
- a CDS encoding GNAT family N-acetyltransferase yields the protein MIAEADVSTDVKILKADLNNPKHASDIVKIVDLFARDPMGQDEPLDEEVRVDMIAEMKKVPTTMTYIAYASDKALGIVTCFVGFSTFTASKVFKIHDVAVHPDARGMGIGTMMLENIEEEAQEMGCSKITLEVREDNPARRLYEKQDFEYGDPKWYFMTKNLN
- a CDS encoding TlpA family protein disulfide reductase, producing MKRLLILIAGSLLLASCAKEHTGHPFKVELNLKENTGQVPPLLAISMGGGFIFEPEYPGEPADIPEGLQNGEIFHGIIDLYQYVSQGHAAGFINNSIFQRNSALIDSVAITDEWVDVIITVAVGEDEQGKPVVYVEGKDGNFLDEPIYFEPTTVEFQDQVFNVMEAVVPAPFEYFNGEETVWHEGKASLMYLSDSSPSESLQLFYHKIRMGTWTVNDQTFDVLLSKDSAPPYRKELYTYLYIDLDEDGKFDVMPDGMEAYPVTEPFNIAGESWKITDIAIDGSSVTIDVSEEKVDPKVALRPGTEAPDFTAQTVSGREISLKDLRGKYVMLDFWGTWCGPCIDALPVLKQAYEKFGGSDFEIIGIANEVRADPFEDFLDQENITWPQILEIYEENNTVQELYSVNAYPTYYLIDPEGEIVEYGMALSEENLLETLGRYLN